The following proteins are encoded in a genomic region of Streptomyces collinus Tu 365:
- a CDS encoding PspC domain-containing protein codes for MSSLARPTHGRMIGGVCAALARRFGTSATTMRIVFVLSCLLPGPQFLLYIALWILLPSEDRAGTTAW; via the coding sequence ATGTCCAGCCTCGCCCGCCCCACCCACGGCCGCATGATCGGCGGAGTGTGCGCCGCGCTGGCACGGCGCTTCGGCACCTCCGCCACGACGATGCGGATCGTCTTCGTGCTGTCCTGCCTGCTGCCGGGACCGCAGTTCCTGCTCTACATAGCGCTCTGGATCCTGCTGCCCTCCGAGGACCGGGCCGGGACCACCGCCTGGTGA